In Microbacterium sp. SLBN-146, one genomic interval encodes:
- a CDS encoding ammonium transporter: protein MDAPGNIAWGVTATALVLLMTPGVAFFYGGLVKAKSVVSMMMMSFGALGLVSVLWILFGFNMSAVDSTWAFAGNPFSDIALSDLSSGDDANVGLIGVAYGATFAIITVALISGAIADRAKFGSWMIFAGLFAALVYFPVAAWVWGGGWVYNLGSTIFGEDSGVAVIDYAGGTAVHINAGAAALALAIVLGKRIGFQKGILKPHNVPLTLLGAAILWFGWFGFNAGAEWLAEDMGGVGLIAINTIGATAASVIGWIIIEKIKDGKPTSVGAASGAVAGLVAITPACANLTPGWALLLGLVTGVVCAFAIELKFKLGFDDSLDVVGIHLVGGLIGTIYLGFFATETGLLLGGGVEQLTVQVIAALGVMLYSLVVAFILGFAIEKTIGFRVKNEDEIAGVDTVVHGEEGYLLVEERERV from the coding sequence ATGGACGCACCCGGAAACATCGCCTGGGGGGTCACTGCGACCGCCCTGGTTCTTCTCATGACGCCCGGAGTGGCGTTCTTCTACGGAGGCCTCGTCAAGGCCAAGAGTGTCGTCAGCATGATGATGATGAGCTTCGGTGCTCTCGGACTCGTCAGCGTGCTGTGGATCCTCTTCGGCTTCAACATGAGCGCCGTCGACTCCACGTGGGCGTTCGCCGGAAATCCCTTCAGCGACATCGCGCTGTCGGACCTCTCCTCCGGTGACGACGCGAACGTCGGACTGATCGGTGTCGCCTACGGCGCGACCTTCGCGATCATCACCGTCGCCCTGATCTCCGGCGCGATCGCCGATCGCGCGAAGTTCGGATCGTGGATGATCTTCGCGGGCCTCTTCGCCGCGCTCGTGTACTTCCCCGTCGCCGCATGGGTCTGGGGCGGTGGCTGGGTCTACAACCTCGGCTCGACGATCTTCGGCGAGGACAGCGGCGTCGCCGTGATCGACTACGCCGGTGGAACGGCCGTGCACATCAACGCCGGTGCGGCAGCACTCGCGCTCGCCATCGTCCTCGGCAAGCGCATCGGCTTCCAGAAGGGCATCCTCAAGCCGCACAACGTGCCGCTGACGCTCCTCGGTGCGGCGATCCTGTGGTTCGGATGGTTCGGCTTCAACGCCGGCGCTGAGTGGCTCGCCGAGGACATGGGCGGTGTCGGACTCATCGCGATCAACACGATCGGTGCGACCGCTGCCTCCGTCATCGGCTGGATCATCATCGAGAAGATCAAGGACGGCAAGCCCACGTCCGTCGGTGCTGCTTCCGGCGCCGTCGCGGGTCTCGTCGCCATCACCCCCGCCTGCGCCAACCTCACGCCGGGCTGGGCTCTGCTGCTCGGCCTCGTCACGGGTGTCGTCTGCGCCTTCGCGATCGAGCTCAAGTTCAAGCTCGGCTTCGACGACTCGCTCGACGTCGTCGGCATCCACCTCGTCGGTGGCCTCATCGGAACCATCTACCTCGGCTTCTTCGCGACCGAGACGGGTCTCCTCCTCGGCGGCGGTGTCGAGCAGCTGACCGTTCAGGTCATCGCGGCGCTGGGCGTCATGCTCTACTCCCTCGTCGTCGCCTTCATCCTCGGCTTCGCGATCGAGAAGACCATCGGCTTCCGCGTCAAGAACGAAGACGAGATCGCCGGTGTCGACACCGTCGTGCACGGCGAAGAGGGCTACCTCCTCGTCGAGGAGCGCGAGCGGGTCTGA
- the zapE gene encoding cell division protein ZapE translates to MTTTTTGIVHLAERTPQLSGPEMVAALVPPPQFADATFESYRADPAYPSQQEAKDTLMAFSGLRPPEARGGFFRRAKKVPETKPGVYLDGGFGVGKTHLLASVFHAMPVRRKYFGSFIEYTALVGALGYQKTVELFRGSDLLCIDEFELDDPGDTMVMTRLLGELVSSGTRLAATSNTPPNALGEGRFAAQDFLREIHAMAASFTTLRIDGTDYRHRAVDGHAAVLSESEYDIAIADAATTALVSDDDFTTLVAHLARVHPSRYIRIIGGISTVGLRDVAPFTDQSAALRFVAFIDRVYDAQLPIRATGTSLDLVFPEEMLAGGYRKKYLRATSRLVASTLA, encoded by the coding sequence ATGACCACCACGACCACCGGGATCGTCCACCTCGCGGAGCGGACGCCTCAGCTGAGCGGCCCGGAGATGGTGGCAGCGCTCGTCCCTCCGCCGCAGTTCGCCGACGCGACATTCGAGTCCTACCGGGCAGATCCTGCCTATCCGTCGCAGCAGGAGGCGAAGGACACGCTCATGGCGTTCTCGGGCCTGCGCCCACCCGAGGCGCGGGGCGGATTCTTCCGTCGTGCGAAGAAGGTTCCTGAGACGAAGCCCGGGGTCTACCTCGACGGCGGCTTCGGCGTCGGCAAGACCCACCTTCTCGCATCCGTCTTCCATGCGATGCCCGTGCGCAGGAAGTACTTCGGGTCGTTCATCGAGTACACGGCGCTCGTCGGCGCCCTGGGCTACCAGAAGACCGTCGAGCTGTTCCGTGGCTCCGATCTGCTGTGCATCGACGAGTTCGAGCTCGACGATCCCGGCGACACGATGGTCATGACGAGACTCCTCGGAGAACTCGTCTCCTCGGGCACCCGCCTGGCCGCCACGTCGAACACGCCGCCGAACGCCCTCGGTGAGGGACGCTTCGCCGCTCAGGACTTCCTCCGCGAGATCCACGCGATGGCCGCGAGCTTCACGACGCTGCGCATCGACGGCACCGATTATCGGCACCGCGCCGTCGACGGACACGCGGCCGTCCTCTCCGAGTCGGAGTACGACATCGCGATCGCGGATGCCGCGACCACGGCGCTCGTCTCCGACGACGACTTCACAACGCTCGTCGCGCACCTCGCGCGCGTGCACCCCTCGCGCTACATCCGCATCATCGGCGGCATCTCGACGGTGGGCCTGCGTGACGTCGCGCCGTTCACGGATCAGTCGGCCGCGCTGCGCTTCGTCGCTTTCATCGACCGTGTCTACGACGCACAGCTTCCGATCCGCGCGACGGGAACCTCGCTGGACCTCGTCTTCCCCGAGGAGATGCTCGCCGGCGGATACCGCAAGAAGTACCTGCGCGCCACCTCTCGCCTCGTGGCTTCCACCCTCGCCTGA
- a CDS encoding RNA polymerase sigma factor gives MTEFSRELTRLAREESGRVLALLAVRFGVDLADDAVQEALIEALDWTVVPDNPAAWLYTVARNRAIDRIRRRAAAQRRERSVAVDLAVTEPHAYELHDQEEVELIVDDDRVGDERLRLMLLCCHPALSTEAQVALTLRLVGGLTTAEIAAAFLLPEATLAQRIVRAKRKIRDAGIPLSLPSSLAERVDALRSILYLTFNEGYLARAGGNGARIDLMAEATRLTAMLLREHPRDPETEGLLALELFTQARNDARFASDEIVLMEDQDRTRWDLSLIEQGNRVLRAAASRNQPGPYQLQAAVAACHANAREFADTDWSMIVSLYRRLQSMTPSPVISVNLAVAIGMADGPQAGLVALDEIAALDGYHLYWSTRGELLLRAGRVDAAGDALGRARALAANPTEQRHLDRRIAHAAGRR, from the coding sequence GTGACCGAGTTCTCTCGGGAGCTCACAAGGCTCGCGCGCGAGGAGAGCGGGCGGGTGCTCGCTCTCCTCGCGGTGCGTTTCGGGGTCGACCTCGCCGACGATGCCGTGCAGGAGGCACTCATCGAAGCGCTCGATTGGACGGTCGTGCCGGACAATCCCGCCGCGTGGCTCTACACCGTGGCGCGCAATCGTGCGATCGATCGGATTCGTCGCCGCGCCGCGGCTCAGCGACGTGAGCGTTCGGTCGCCGTCGATCTGGCGGTGACGGAACCGCACGCCTACGAACTGCACGACCAGGAGGAGGTGGAGCTCATCGTGGACGACGATCGCGTGGGAGACGAGCGTCTCCGACTCATGCTGCTCTGCTGTCACCCGGCGCTATCGACAGAGGCGCAGGTCGCCCTGACGCTCCGGCTCGTCGGTGGGCTCACGACCGCGGAGATCGCCGCTGCGTTCCTCCTCCCCGAGGCGACACTCGCGCAGCGGATCGTGCGGGCAAAACGCAAGATCCGGGATGCCGGCATCCCCCTGTCGCTGCCGTCGTCGCTCGCTGAGCGGGTCGACGCACTCCGCAGCATCCTCTACCTGACGTTCAACGAGGGGTATCTCGCCCGAGCGGGAGGCAACGGCGCCCGGATCGACCTCATGGCCGAAGCGACACGGCTCACCGCGATGCTGCTGCGCGAACACCCGCGCGATCCCGAGACGGAAGGGCTCCTCGCACTGGAGCTGTTCACGCAGGCGCGCAACGACGCGCGCTTCGCGTCGGACGAGATCGTTCTGATGGAGGATCAGGATCGGACACGCTGGGATCTCTCCCTCATCGAGCAGGGGAATCGCGTGCTCCGCGCTGCTGCCAGCCGGAATCAGCCCGGTCCCTATCAACTGCAGGCCGCCGTCGCCGCGTGTCACGCGAACGCGCGCGAGTTCGCCGACACGGATTGGTCGATGATCGTGTCGCTGTACCGACGACTCCAGTCCATGACGCCGTCGCCGGTCATCTCGGTGAACCTGGCGGTCGCGATCGGGATGGCAGACGGCCCGCAGGCGGGACTCGTCGCCCTCGATGAGATCGCCGCCCTGGACGGCTACCACCTGTACTGGTCCACTCGAGGAGAGCTGCTGCTTCGAGCAGGACGGGTGGATGCCGCAGGCGACGCGCTCGGTCGCGCCCGCGCGCTCGCGGCCAACCCGACGGAGCAGCGCCACCTCGATCGCCGCATCGCGCACGCCGCAGGTCGCCGCTGA
- a CDS encoding SufE family protein gives MTHTALPDRLAETREEFLELAEPDRLQLLLEYSRELPPVPEEYEGRPELRERVVECQSPVFIIVDVHSDGEVVMYATAPAEAPTTRGFASILAQGITGLSADEVLAIPDDYPQSIGLTRAVSPLRIAGMTGMLLRVKRLVREKRPA, from the coding sequence ATGACACATACTGCTCTCCCCGACCGGCTCGCCGAAACCCGTGAGGAGTTCCTCGAGCTCGCGGAGCCCGACCGACTGCAACTCCTGCTGGAGTATTCACGCGAACTGCCGCCGGTGCCCGAAGAGTACGAGGGGCGGCCGGAGCTTCGTGAGCGCGTCGTGGAGTGCCAGTCGCCGGTCTTCATCATCGTCGACGTCCACTCCGATGGCGAGGTCGTGATGTATGCGACGGCCCCGGCGGAAGCCCCGACGACCCGCGGCTTCGCCAGCATCCTTGCGCAGGGCATCACGGGACTCTCCGCGGACGAGGTGCTCGCGATACCCGATGACTATCCCCAGAGCATCGGTCTGACCCGCGCCGTCTCGCCGCTCCGCATCGCGGGGATGACCGGAATGCTGCTGCGGGTCAAGCGACTCGTGCGCGAGAAGCGCCCCGCCTAA
- a CDS encoding DNA alkylation repair protein, whose amino-acid sequence MDADGTELIAVIRHRLRGAADPSRAAGQQAYMKSEMPFLGVGVPEVRRITRTVLQPDADVDHLRTAALALWDEATHREERYAAMAILDARQLRGSWTLVPVIEHMVRTGRWWDYTDELSHRLADLHDAFPAETASLVREWSTDDDMWMRRIAIISQLGRRDRVDAELLASVIDPNLSDPQFFVRKAIGWALREYARVAPDWVSEYAATHALSPLSRREALKHLPGV is encoded by the coding sequence ATGGACGCTGACGGCACCGAACTCATCGCGGTGATCCGACACCGGCTTCGCGGCGCAGCCGACCCGTCGCGAGCGGCTGGTCAGCAGGCCTACATGAAGTCAGAGATGCCGTTCCTCGGCGTGGGCGTTCCCGAGGTGCGGCGGATCACGCGAACAGTGCTCCAGCCCGACGCAGACGTCGACCACCTTCGAACGGCCGCGCTGGCGCTGTGGGACGAAGCCACGCATCGCGAGGAGCGCTACGCCGCGATGGCAATCCTCGACGCCCGCCAACTGCGAGGATCGTGGACACTCGTGCCCGTCATCGAGCACATGGTGCGAACGGGTCGATGGTGGGACTACACGGACGAACTCTCCCACCGCCTTGCCGACCTCCACGATGCTTTCCCGGCCGAGACCGCAAGCCTGGTGCGGGAGTGGAGCACCGACGATGACATGTGGATGCGGCGGATCGCGATCATCTCTCAGCTCGGACGCCGCGACCGCGTCGATGCCGAACTCCTGGCATCCGTCATCGACCCGAACCTCTCCGACCCGCAGTTCTTCGTGCGGAAGGCGATCGGCTGGGCGCTGCGCGAGTACGCGCGTGTCGCACCCGATTGGGTCTCGGAGTACGCGGCGACGCACGCGCTCAGTCCGCTGAGCCGACGCGAGGCCCTCAAGCACCTCCCGGGCGTGTGA
- a CDS encoding sulfurtransferase encodes MTVEFDTSSTKFADYADPGRLVTGDWLEARLGEPGLVVVESDEDVLLYETGHIPGAVKVDWHTELNDPVVRDYVDGEGFAALMSRKGISRDDTIVIYGDKNNWWAAYALWVFSLFGHEDVRLLDGGRDAWIAAGRPLTTDASSRAATDYPVVERDDSILRAYKEDVLAHLGSPIIDVRSPEEYNGSRTTAPAYPEEGALRAGHIPSAQSVPWGRAVAEDGGFKSRAELDAIYRDEKGLQEGDPVIAYCRIGERSSHTWFVLKHLLGFENVRNYDGSWTEWGSAVRVPIVTGDEPGAVPSR; translated from the coding sequence GTGACCGTCGAGTTCGACACCTCATCCACCAAGTTCGCCGACTACGCGGACCCCGGCCGACTCGTCACCGGCGACTGGCTCGAGGCTCGACTCGGCGAACCGGGGCTCGTCGTCGTCGAATCCGATGAAGACGTCCTGCTCTACGAGACGGGACACATTCCCGGTGCGGTCAAGGTCGACTGGCACACCGAACTCAACGACCCCGTTGTGCGCGACTACGTCGACGGTGAGGGGTTCGCCGCCCTGATGTCGCGCAAGGGCATCTCGCGCGACGACACGATCGTGATCTACGGTGACAAGAACAATTGGTGGGCTGCCTACGCCCTCTGGGTCTTCTCCCTCTTCGGGCACGAGGACGTCCGCCTCCTCGACGGCGGCCGCGACGCGTGGATCGCGGCGGGGCGGCCGCTGACGACCGACGCATCCTCTCGTGCGGCCACCGACTATCCCGTCGTGGAGCGCGATGACAGCATCCTTCGCGCATACAAGGAAGACGTGCTCGCTCACCTCGGGAGCCCGATCATCGATGTCCGTTCCCCCGAGGAGTACAACGGTTCGCGCACGACGGCACCCGCGTACCCGGAAGAGGGCGCGCTCCGCGCCGGTCACATCCCCTCGGCCCAGAGCGTCCCGTGGGGGCGAGCGGTCGCGGAGGACGGCGGATTCAAGTCCCGCGCCGAACTCGATGCGATCTACCGCGACGAGAAGGGGCTTCAGGAGGGTGACCCCGTCATCGCGTACTGCCGCATCGGCGAGCGGTCGAGCCACACGTGGTTCGTGCTGAAGCACCTGCTCGGTTTCGAGAACGTGCGGAACTACGACGGCTCCTGGACCGAGTGGGGAAGCGCCGTGCGCGTGCCGATCGTGACGGGCGACGAGCCGGGCGCGGTACCCTCGCGCTGA
- a CDS encoding type II toxin-antitoxin system PemK/MazF family toxin, with protein sequence MASRNGILSFLTGLFRPQRGTQTRTAQVTRGRANTDATIEVAPPPRNGLRITYAPHKDGDPDAGEIVWTWVPYVENDGRGKDRPVLVIGRESDDRVYAVKLTSRPHEGQRDFLPLGAGEWDAKGRPSWVDIDQLYSVHTRGMRREPSVLDLDRFTRVASALHQRYGWPVGN encoded by the coding sequence ATGGCATCCCGCAACGGCATCCTGAGCTTCCTCACCGGCCTGTTCAGGCCGCAGAGAGGCACACAGACCCGTACCGCACAGGTCACACGGGGCCGGGCCAACACGGATGCCACGATCGAAGTCGCGCCACCGCCGCGGAACGGACTCCGAATAACCTACGCACCCCACAAAGACGGCGACCCCGACGCGGGCGAGATCGTCTGGACCTGGGTTCCCTACGTCGAGAACGACGGACGCGGCAAGGATCGACCCGTCCTCGTCATCGGGCGGGAGAGCGATGACCGCGTGTACGCCGTCAAGCTCACGAGCCGACCCCACGAAGGCCAGCGTGACTTCTTGCCGCTGGGTGCGGGGGAGTGGGACGCGAAGGGCAGACCGTCGTGGGTCGACATCGACCAGCTCTACAGCGTGCACACGCGAGGCATGCGGCGCGAGCCATCCGTTCTCGATCTCGACCGCTTCACGCGCGTAGCATCAGCGCTGCACCAGCGATACGGCTGGCCCGTCGGGAACTGA
- a CDS encoding YciI family protein yields MQYMVLLFGEEYPEPGPEDPGFEEYMAPWAAFSEAHEAVIVAGNALAPSSTATTIRRVAEGQDTIVDGPFAETKEVLGGYYIIDVPDLDAALAVARDIPLPAGSIEVRPLPEGLAV; encoded by the coding sequence ATGCAATACATGGTTCTGCTGTTCGGTGAGGAGTACCCCGAGCCGGGCCCCGAAGACCCAGGCTTCGAGGAGTACATGGCCCCGTGGGCGGCGTTCAGCGAGGCGCACGAGGCGGTCATCGTCGCGGGGAACGCCCTCGCGCCCAGCTCGACGGCCACGACGATCAGGCGCGTTGCGGAAGGGCAGGACACGATCGTCGACGGACCCTTCGCGGAGACGAAGGAGGTGCTCGGCGGCTACTACATCATCGACGTGCCCGACCTCGATGCCGCCCTCGCCGTCGCCCGTGACATTCCGCTTCCCGCCGGCTCGATCGAAGTGCGTCCCCTGCCGGAAGGCCTTGCCGTGTGA
- a CDS encoding S9 family peptidase, with protein sequence MDAPRRAAKTAASSDLIAGLRVAISLLSAALGGVLALLAFSSARMARKVVTPASRLPDTQIVALDTAAQTITLTRTPDTELPGRYGLFTTGTSGYVKLGSVLSEDAATVKRKLLTHVAPNSRLGTNAAFSGWYFERPDELHLPYTPELIGSAVGPCPAWLFPAGDSTTWVIQIHGRGTTRSECLRAVPVFHALGISSLVVSYRNDGEAPRSRAGTYALGATEWRDVDAAVAFARRRGARRVILMGWSMGGAIALQVSLNSAHRDLIVGLVLESPVIDWRLVLEYQAKLMHVPTAVTGLALEALRHDWVAAGGAIPFDRLDVVARAEELRHPMLILHSDDDGYVPSDASHHLVDARPDLVDLEVFEVARHTKLWNYDQERWSTSIRSWLATHGLSNEAAAEG encoded by the coding sequence ATGGACGCTCCCAGGCGCGCCGCGAAGACGGCCGCATCTTCTGACCTGATCGCAGGCCTCCGGGTGGCGATCTCGCTCCTCTCGGCGGCGCTCGGCGGCGTGCTGGCTCTGCTGGCGTTCTCGTCGGCACGCATGGCGCGGAAGGTCGTGACGCCCGCTTCGCGGCTCCCCGACACGCAGATCGTCGCCCTCGACACGGCGGCGCAGACGATCACCCTCACCCGAACGCCCGATACCGAACTGCCTGGTCGGTACGGCCTGTTCACCACCGGCACGTCGGGCTACGTCAAGCTGGGCTCGGTCCTCTCCGAAGACGCTGCGACCGTCAAGCGCAAGCTCCTCACGCATGTCGCACCGAACTCCCGGCTGGGCACGAACGCAGCCTTCAGCGGCTGGTACTTCGAACGTCCCGACGAACTGCACCTGCCCTACACGCCCGAACTCATCGGCTCGGCCGTCGGCCCGTGCCCCGCGTGGCTCTTTCCCGCGGGCGACTCCACGACGTGGGTCATCCAGATCCACGGCCGTGGCACGACCCGCTCCGAGTGCTTGCGCGCCGTACCCGTGTTCCACGCGCTCGGCATCAGCTCCCTCGTCGTCTCGTACCGCAACGACGGCGAGGCGCCGCGAAGCCGCGCGGGGACCTACGCGCTGGGTGCGACGGAGTGGCGCGACGTCGATGCCGCCGTCGCCTTCGCGCGACGCCGCGGTGCGCGACGCGTCATCCTCATGGGCTGGTCGATGGGCGGGGCGATCGCTCTGCAGGTGTCGCTCAACTCCGCACATCGGGATCTCATCGTGGGACTCGTGCTCGAGTCGCCCGTCATCGACTGGCGGCTCGTCCTGGAGTATCAGGCGAAGCTGATGCACGTTCCGACGGCGGTGACCGGGCTTGCGCTCGAAGCACTCCGTCACGACTGGGTGGCCGCGGGCGGAGCGATCCCCTTCGATCGGCTGGATGTCGTCGCGCGCGCAGAGGAGCTGCGGCATCCCATGCTCATCCTCCACTCGGACGACGACGGTTACGTGCCGTCGGACGCCTCGCACCATCTTGTCGACGCACGCCCGGACCTCGTCGACCTGGAGGTCTTCGAGGTCGCGCGGCACACGAAGCTCTGGAACTACGACCAGGAGCGGTGGAGCACCAGCATCCGCTCCTGGCTCGCGACGCACGGCCTCTCGAACGAAGCGGCCGCCGAGGGTTAG
- a CDS encoding Lrp/AsnC family transcriptional regulator, protein MDHLDDKIIGILRSHGRASFSAIGREVGLSTNAVVARVRRLERTGVIRGYQAILGTDVPEHPGGLEAFIDVRLDQNQDSEGFLAWADTVDEVLDAVHVTGPYDYLIHVRARDTAVLDRLLRRLKNDGGAAQTQTRLALRPTEVPRDSSSSVPDGPAVSLVQR, encoded by the coding sequence GTGGACCACTTGGACGACAAGATCATCGGCATCCTGCGCAGCCACGGCAGGGCTTCGTTCAGTGCCATCGGCCGCGAAGTCGGATTGAGCACCAACGCCGTCGTCGCGCGCGTGCGCAGACTGGAACGCACCGGCGTGATTCGCGGATATCAGGCCATTCTCGGAACCGACGTACCGGAACATCCGGGAGGTCTCGAAGCGTTCATCGACGTGCGCCTCGACCAGAACCAGGACTCCGAGGGCTTCCTCGCCTGGGCTGACACTGTCGACGAAGTTCTCGACGCCGTCCACGTCACCGGCCCCTACGACTACTTGATCCACGTGCGAGCACGCGACACCGCGGTGCTCGATCGCCTGCTCCGGAGGCTGAAGAACGACGGCGGCGCTGCGCAGACGCAGACACGGCTCGCACTCCGCCCCACCGAAGTCCCCCGCGACTCGTCGTCGTCAGTTCCCGACGGGCCAGCCGTATCGCTGGTGCAGCGCTGA